The window CAGCCTGCATCTGGATGGAACTGCGGCGTCGATACGCCATGAACTCGCTGCCTCTCGCGGGACCGGAACGTCCCCTCTTCCTCAATCTAGTGCGCTTTCGAACGAAGCAGCACCCCGCGCGGGCCCTGGAACCATTCAATTTCGCGCGCCCGCATAGGACGCACCGTAACAGCAAAATTGTCAACAAAAGCAAAGGCCCGGAGCAATGTCCGGGCCTTTGGCAAATTGATCCGAGATGCGGAGCCGAATGACGAGCTTACTCGTCTTCCTCGGGCTGCTCTTCCGGGGGCGCCAGGCCCTCGAGGCCCTTCAGCAACTCTTCCTCGGTCATGCGCTCGACCGCGACCTCGGTGTCGTCGGCGTCGACGCTGGCACCGGCGGAACCGATCAGCGGGACAGTGTCCGGCTCGGGCTCGTCGACCTCGACGAACTTCTGCAGGGAGTGCACGAGTTCCTCTTTCAGGTCCTCCGGCGAGATCGTCGAATCGGCGATCTCCCGCAGCGAAACGACCGGGTTCTTGTCGTTGTCGCGATCAACCGTAAGTTGCGATCCCGACGAGATCATCCGGGCACGATGCGCAGCCAACAGGACGAGGTCGAAACGATTGTCGACCTTATCAATGCAATCTTCGACGGTGACGCGAGCCATCTCGAGGCGCTCCGTGGTAAAAGGGACCGAACATGTAGGTTATGAGGGTTAGTTATAGGGCTAGTCCCCGTTTCGCAAGGCAAAATTTGTGATTTGCCTTCCCAACAGGCTCTGATAACCCCCTCTGCCGGGGCCAGAAGGGCCGGAGCGTCTGACGACATGGCTAGGTTGCTGTCCCAGGCAAGTAAATCTCTTCATTGCAATGTCAAAGGTCTAGGCTTTTTGCCCTCGCCTCACCATAATTGCGGTGGTGACTGTCGTGGGGAAAGATTCACAGAACTTTAGGCAGCAACGCCGGAAATTACGCGCGGTTGATCACCGCCGCGCTAAGAACACTAACAACCACGCGAGAACACTTTGATGTCGTCACCTGTTTCCAACAAGATCGCGCTCTTCATCGATGGAGCCAATCTTTACGCAACCGCAAAGACGCTCGGCTTCGACATCGACTACAAGCGCCTTCTCAAGGAATTCCAGAGTCGCGGCACCCTGCTCCGTGCGTTCTACTACACGGCGATCATCGAGGATCAGGAGTATTCGTCGATCCGTCCGCTGATCGATTGGCTCGACTACAACGGCTACACCGTGGTCACCAAGGCGACCAAGGAATTCATCGACGCCAGCGGCCGCCGCAAGGTGAAGGGCAATATGGACATCGAGCTTGCCGTCGATGCCATGGAACTGGCCGAGCACATCGACCAGATGATCCTGTTTTCCGGCGACGGCGACTTCCGCTCGCTGGTCGAGGCCGTGCAGCGCCGCGGCGTCCGGGTCACCGTCATCTCCACCATTGCGAGCCAGCCGCCGATGATCGCCGACGAGCTGCGCCGCCAGGCCGACGTCTTCACCGACCTCGTCGAGCTGCAATCCAAGCTTGGCCGCGATCCGTCCGAACGTCCGGCCCCGCGCGAACCGCGTCACCACTCCCCGCAATTCCTGCAGCGCGCGACCACCATGGCCCCCGGGGAGCCGATGACGATTTCGACGAGTAATCTCGTCGCCGCACCCACGCGCCCCGACAGCAACTGTCAGCTCTGTGTCAGGCTGGCCGACTTTCGTGCACAGGCCCGGACACTCCACCCGGACTGGTTCAACTCGCCGGTGGAATCGTTCGGCGATCCGAATGCGCGGCTGTTGATCGTCGGGCTCGCGCCGGGCATGCAGGGCGCCAACCGCACCGGCCGTCCCTTCACCGGCGACTACGCCGGCGATCTGCTCTACGCGACCTTGCTCGAATATGGCTTCGCCAGCGGCGTCTATCAGGCGCGGCCGGACGACGGCTTGAAGCTGGTGGACTGCCGGATCAGCAACGCGGTGCGCTGCGTGCCGCCGCAAAACAAGCCGCTGCCGGCCGAGATTAACACCTGCCGGCAATTCCTCCGCGCAACGATAGCTACGATGCCGAAGCTGCGCGCGATCGTGCTGCTCGGGCGAATCGCACACGAATCAACGTTGAGGGCGCTGGATGTTCGTCTGGCTGCCGCGCCCTTTGTGCACGGCGCCGTGCATAGCGCGGGCACTTTCAAGCTCTACGACAGCTACCACTGCTCGCGCTACAATACGAACACTGGCGTGCTGACGACCGACATGTTCCGCAAGATCTTCGCGACCGTGCGCAAGGAGCTCGGCTAGGTGGTGTGGACTCTAAGGATTCCCTTTTAGGCGCAAATCAGATTCAAGACTGCTTTTGGG of the Bradyrhizobium quebecense genome contains:
- the rpoZ gene encoding DNA-directed RNA polymerase subunit omega produces the protein MARVTVEDCIDKVDNRFDLVLLAAHRARMISSGSQLTVDRDNDKNPVVSLREIADSTISPEDLKEELVHSLQKFVEVDEPEPDTVPLIGSAGASVDADDTEVAVERMTEEELLKGLEGLAPPEEQPEEDE
- a CDS encoding uracil-DNA glycosylase, with the protein product MTISTSNLVAAPTRPDSNCQLCVRLADFRAQARTLHPDWFNSPVESFGDPNARLLIVGLAPGMQGANRTGRPFTGDYAGDLLYATLLEYGFASGVYQARPDDGLKLVDCRISNAVRCVPPQNKPLPAEINTCRQFLRATIATMPKLRAIVLLGRIAHESTLRALDVRLAAAPFVHGAVHSAGTFKLYDSYHCSRYNTNTGVLTTDMFRKIFATVRKELG